One region of Malania oleifera isolate guangnan ecotype guangnan chromosome 6, ASM2987363v1, whole genome shotgun sequence genomic DNA includes:
- the LOC131158492 gene encoding probable 2-oxoglutarate-dependent dioxygenase AOP1, with protein sequence MGVLPQPKLPIIDLSKEDLQPGSSTWVSTCNQVLHALHEYGSFVAVYNKLPQEVHDTIFDKVVDLFDLPKEVKLKNIHDKPFRGYVGDHPKIPLYEGLGIDNANTFEGTQRFTNLMWPQGNEIFRENIHAYSVVVSELHKMVTRMIMEGYGLEKYHDSLSGMLTYLLRMMRYTKNPMGGTNVGLPFHTDKSFLTILHQKEAAAVEVQTKEGVWIRFQPSPSSFLVLAGDAFMAWSNGRIRSGVHRVIVEAEKPRYSVGVFALGLGMVETPEELVDDEHPLMFKPFNHVGLLEFYYSEEGRKIGRSLEVINAYCAVTCFPRQGMLMSIAQELFFNLSVRECVQRSGKLTRGAVFREAAAAAAVVEGGTGRGLQGWIAGAGRSIGVAGIAGSSELQGYTGPMGWPRVASGGWPELSPETCRRGRGWILLAGARWFVVRLVARRSWKR encoded by the exons aTGGGTGTCTTACCGCAGCCAAAGCTCCCCATAATAGATTTATCAAAGGAAGACTTGCAGCCAGGCAGCAGCACTTGGGTCTCTACATGCAACCAAGTCCTGCACGCCCTGCATGAGTATGGGAGTTTTGTTGCAGTGTACAATAAGCTTCCTCAAGAAGTGCATGACACAATCTTCGACAAGGTTGTCGACTTGTTTGATCTCCCCAAAGAGGTTAAACTCAAAAACATCCATGACAAACCCTTCCGTGGCTACGTTGGAGATCATCCAAAAATTCCCCTATACGAAGGCTTGGGAATCGATAATGCAAATACCTTTGAAGGAACGCAACGTTTCACCAATCTCATGTGGCCCCAAGGAAATGAAATTTTCCG GGAAAATATTCATGCGTACTCGGTGGTGGTGTCGGAGCTGCATAAAATGGTGACAAGAATGATAATGGAAGGGTACGGTTTAGAGAAGTACCATGACTCTTTAAGCGGAATGCTGACTTACCTTCTTCGAATGATGAGATACACAAAAAACCCGATGGGCGGAACTAATGTTGGCCTTCCCTTCCACACTGACAAGAGCTTCTTGACCATTCTTCATCAAAAAGAAGCTGCTGCCGTCGAGGTTCAAACCAAGGAAGGTGTGTGGATTCGCTTCCAGCCCTCACCTTCTTCCTTCCTTGTCCTCGCTGGTGATGCATTCATG gCATGGAGTAATGGAAGGATACGTTCTGGGGTTCATCGAGTCATTGTGGAAGCAGAAAAGCCAAGATACTCTGTGGGAGTTTTTGCCCTAGGACTTGGAATGGTGGAAACACCAGAGGAGTTGGTGGATGATGAACACCCACTAATGTTCAAGCCCTTCAATCATGTTGGGCTCCTTGAATTCTATTACTCTGAGGAGGGCCGAAAAATAGGGCGTTCTCTGGAAGTCATAAATGCCTATTGTGCT GTGACATGTTTTCCTAGGCAAGGGATGCTCATGAGCATAGCCCAAGAGCTATTTTTCAATTTAAG TGTGCGTGAGTGTGTGCAGAGATCAGGGAAACTTACCAGAGGGGCTGTGTTCAGGgaggcagcagcagcagcagcagttgtAGAGGGGGGCACCGGAAGAGGTCTTCAGGGCTGGATTGCTGGAGCGGGCCGGAGTATAGGGGTTGCCGGAATTGCAGGTTCGTCGGAGTTGCAGGGATACACGGGGCCGATGGGATGGCCGAGAGTTGCTAGTGGAGGGTGGCCAGAGCTGTCGCCGGAGACTTGTCGGAGAGGACGTGGTTGGATTCTGCTGGCAGGGGCTCGCTGGTTCGTGGTGCGGTTGGTGGCTCGCCGGAGCTGGAAAAGATGA